The Spirosoma radiotolerans genome has a window encoding:
- a CDS encoding RNA polymerase sigma factor, whose amino-acid sequence MANRYYAKLIHYGQKFTSDRQIVEDALQDVLVRLWVSRRTLKDTPSVKFYLLKAFRHQLFKAMQNFPRNPTIQDDTQEYNMEFSAEDHYIQQETEVNVRNEVDERLAHLPLRQREVIYLRYFQSLTIEEIADILTIRPQSVSNLVQRALAKLRESWPIILFLILDFLSK is encoded by the coding sequence ATGGCCAACCGTTATTATGCCAAGCTTATTCACTATGGACAGAAATTTACGTCTGATAGACAAATAGTTGAAGATGCCCTTCAAGATGTGTTAGTTCGGTTGTGGGTAAGCCGCCGTACACTTAAGGATACGCCCTCCGTAAAATTTTACCTTTTAAAAGCCTTTCGACATCAGCTTTTTAAAGCGATGCAGAATTTTCCACGTAACCCAACTATTCAGGACGACACTCAGGAATATAACATGGAATTCTCTGCTGAAGATCACTACATCCAGCAGGAAACCGAAGTGAATGTCAGAAATGAGGTAGACGAACGTCTGGCTCATCTCCCCTTGCGGCAGCGGGAGGTAATTTACTTACGTTATTTTCAGAGTCTTACTATTGAAGAAATAGCGGACATACTGACCATTCGACCTCAATCCGTTAGTAACTTAGTTCAGCGGGCTTTGGCCAAACTACGGGAAAGCTGGCCTATAATCCTTTTTCTTATTCTTGACTTTTTGTCTAAATAA
- a CDS encoding alpha-L-rhamnosidase-related protein: protein MKKHASFTLILLIFLGLKIHAQSIQPSLLTKNWTAFWIASSKETLRSYGIYVYRKTLDLPQKPSSFIVHVSADNRYKLYVNEKLVSLGPARGDLLYWNFETIDIAPYLQSGKNIIAAKVWNEGDLRPEAQLSVRTAFILQGNTVAEEVINTNTSWLCQQDSSYRPLAVNNTFGYYVAGPGESIRMQNHIKGWEKASFDDSNWKPAHALFEGTPKGVGASPYGWALVPSPIPPMELTPQRLSRVRKVTGLSIPSPFPSLPSAITVPANTKACFLLDQSVLTNAYPTLIMSRGLNAKVTLTYAEALNQGGDKGNRNEVEGKVMVGREDLIIADGSNQQTFTSLLWRTYRYIQLTIETKNEPLIIEDVFSTFTGYPFKNQATLNSEDPELNKMLDIGWRTARLCAFETYMDCPYYEQLQYIGDARIQALISFYNAGDDRLVRNALDLMDHSRLAEGVTQSRHPSATPQMIPPFSLWWIGMLHDYWKYRPDQAFVKNKLPGMRQVLSFFSHYQQPNGSLKGVPYWLFSDWAVDGKGWNFGAPPIDKSGHSALLDLHLLWTYQLAAELEAGLGEPSYAGAYKKQVELLKKTIQQKYWATSRLLYADTEEKDFFSQHTNTLAILTGLITGQPATNLARKIITEPGLAQASIYYKFYLHQALVKAGLGNEYLNWLTIWRENITLGLTTWGETSDVKTTRSDCHAWGASPNIEFFRTVLGIDSESPGFRTIKIEPHVGTLKKIAGQMPHPNGRIDVRYKLVNKQWMIQIDLPTNTSGHLLWKGKRHPLLGGKNSFVL from the coding sequence GTGAAAAAGCACGCTTCCTTCACGCTTATTTTATTGATTTTTCTGGGTCTAAAAATCCATGCGCAATCGATTCAGCCATCACTGCTGACAAAGAACTGGACAGCCTTCTGGATCGCTTCGTCCAAAGAAACGCTTCGTTCGTATGGCATTTATGTTTACCGAAAAACCCTTGATTTACCGCAAAAACCGTCGTCCTTTATTGTTCACGTATCAGCGGACAATCGCTATAAATTATACGTTAATGAAAAACTGGTTTCACTGGGCCCGGCACGAGGTGATTTACTTTACTGGAATTTTGAAACTATAGACATTGCTCCGTATCTGCAGTCTGGTAAAAATATAATAGCCGCTAAGGTCTGGAATGAAGGCGATCTTCGACCTGAAGCTCAACTCTCCGTCCGAACAGCGTTTATTCTCCAGGGAAATACGGTAGCAGAAGAAGTCATCAACACAAATACCAGCTGGCTATGTCAACAGGACAGTAGTTATCGCCCGTTAGCTGTCAATAATACTTTCGGGTATTACGTGGCCGGACCTGGGGAGTCTATTAGGATGCAGAATCATATAAAAGGCTGGGAGAAAGCCTCATTTGATGATAGCAACTGGAAACCAGCCCATGCGCTTTTTGAAGGAACGCCCAAGGGAGTTGGAGCCTCTCCTTATGGATGGGCACTGGTACCCTCTCCGATTCCACCAATGGAACTCACTCCTCAACGCCTATCAAGAGTCCGAAAGGTGACTGGACTAAGCATTCCATCCCCATTTCCATCGCTCCCATCCGCCATTACAGTTCCGGCCAATACAAAAGCCTGCTTCCTGCTTGATCAATCGGTTTTAACCAATGCCTATCCAACGTTAATCATGAGTCGGGGCCTAAACGCCAAGGTGACACTTACATACGCTGAAGCCTTAAATCAGGGCGGGGATAAAGGCAACCGGAATGAAGTAGAGGGCAAAGTGATGGTTGGACGCGAAGATCTTATCATCGCCGACGGCAGCAACCAGCAAACCTTTACATCACTGCTTTGGCGAACGTATCGCTACATTCAACTGACTATCGAAACAAAGAACGAGCCCTTGATTATTGAGGATGTGTTCAGCACCTTCACGGGGTATCCGTTTAAGAATCAGGCTACGCTGAACAGCGAAGACCCGGAATTAAATAAGATGCTGGACATTGGCTGGCGAACGGCCCGATTGTGTGCCTTTGAAACCTACATGGACTGTCCGTACTACGAGCAGCTTCAATACATTGGGGATGCCCGAATTCAGGCCTTAATTTCGTTTTATAACGCTGGTGATGATCGCCTGGTGCGGAACGCGCTGGATCTGATGGATCATTCGCGCCTGGCGGAAGGCGTTACGCAGAGTCGCCATCCATCTGCCACACCCCAGATGATTCCACCTTTTTCGTTGTGGTGGATTGGCATGTTGCATGATTACTGGAAATACCGCCCGGATCAGGCTTTCGTAAAAAACAAGCTACCTGGCATGCGGCAGGTTCTTTCATTTTTTAGCCATTACCAGCAGCCCAATGGCTCGCTGAAAGGCGTTCCCTATTGGTTATTCTCAGACTGGGCTGTCGACGGTAAAGGCTGGAATTTTGGAGCCCCTCCTATTGACAAGAGTGGCCATTCGGCCCTTTTGGATTTACACCTGCTGTGGACTTACCAGTTGGCCGCAGAATTGGAAGCTGGTCTGGGTGAACCGTCTTATGCGGGTGCTTACAAAAAACAGGTCGAATTGTTAAAAAAAACGATTCAGCAGAAGTATTGGGCTACATCCCGCCTACTCTACGCCGACACGGAAGAAAAAGACTTCTTCTCTCAGCACACCAATACGCTGGCTATTTTGACAGGCTTGATTACGGGGCAACCGGCCACAAATCTTGCCCGTAAAATAATTACCGAACCTGGACTGGCACAGGCGTCTATTTACTATAAATTTTATCTGCACCAGGCTTTAGTGAAAGCAGGATTAGGTAATGAGTATTTAAACTGGTTGACTATATGGCGGGAAAATATAACGTTAGGCCTAACGACCTGGGGAGAAACATCAGACGTAAAAACCACTCGTTCTGATTGCCATGCCTGGGGTGCTAGTCCTAACATTGAGTTTTTTCGGACCGTCCTGGGAATTGACAGCGAAAGCCCTGGATTCAGGACGATAAAAATTGAACCGCATGTAGGAACCCTAAAAAAAATAGCCGGTCAAATGCCGCACCCCAACGGAAGAATAGATGTGCGTTACAAACTAGTTAACAAGCAGTGGATGATTCAGATTGACTTGCCCACTAATACATCAGGGCACCTACTCTGGAAAGGAAAACGCCATCCATTGCTGGGCGGTAAAAACTCCTTCGTCCTGTAA